Within Lolium rigidum isolate FL_2022 unplaced genomic scaffold, APGP_CSIRO_Lrig_0.1 contig_64904_1, whole genome shotgun sequence, the genomic segment TCCCAGGTTAACATGCATTCCAGTGTAATAGTTCATGAAAGATCATGTTTGCATGAAATTATCTCACCTAAAGGAAGGTTGAGATGTGTATAGCTGTATATATGATATTATATGGTGTTATTCCTAGCTTCCTAAGACAGCTGTAGTGGTTTGCTAATTTGATTTAATCACATTTAAAAACATTGTGTTATATTTATATTCTTGGAGATAATACAGTCATGCCTACTGTTTGCATTATTTCTCTCTACTACTACCATAGAGGCTAGAAAGATGGTAAGTTTCACAACTGGAAGGGAGAGGTGCCAAACCATACACCTGGCTAGAGCCAAGCTTACCCTAACTCCTACTCTAGCTTATAGCAGAGAAAAGCCAGCATGCATCGGTCATGTCATGCTTCAACGCTTTATACAGTAAAGACAAACGGCAGCATGCACACTGTTCGCTCACAGGAAAGAGTTTTAATGCTCACATGCAAATACAAAAGTAGTACATTTCTAGTGTCGTGTACCTGATCGTATATTGTTATATTTTTTTGGGGtattttgttattttcttttattgattTTGAATAGCAATCTTGCACAGCTTGCGATGTTTATACATTCCAAATCCTCCCGTGAATATATGTTAGAAGTATTCTTCTGTTCTATGTTGATAATTAAATGATGCTTCAAGTCAATGAATTAACTTTATAGTTTTGCTTGATGGCAGGAGAATCTCAAGGCGCACAATATCAGCTTTCGAGGAAATTACCCTGACTATAGCTCTTCTTCCAAATACCgtatgccaatgatgtactcAACCAAAAGTGACCCAGAACATATGCTACACATGCGACGTAAGATCATGCATATATATTTTGATATTTCACTTTAGTATGTGAATCGtaactctttttttttgaaacctaaaTTTGTATACATAGGTGAATTGCAGTACATGTGTATGGTCTTTTCTTTAGGAAAAATACAAAGTTACACCTTGAACTTTTGTACTCTCAAGCCAACTCATCAAACCGATACAAAAAACCATTTTGGTGGTTTTGAAAAGTGTTTTGCCacaaatatataatttttttttcgcgaaaacgcaaaaaccttgcgtttcgatgcattgatagaaaaaaaAAGTTATATGTACAAGTCTGAGGGCGGATGAATACCACGccatacaactcgacccaagaaacaGAAAAGCTAATCTAGGGGAGCAAAAAGCGCACGCGCCCTGGGCACCCGTGTCCGCCCATTGGTGCGCCTCAAATATATAATGGGTTTCGCCAAGCATGTGTCAGAAATTTATCCTGCGAAAAGTACGTATCCAAAAGCGAAGATTGCCGCCTCAAGTTAGGCCAAACGGGAGAGATATCAAGCAGAGATGGTACTATTTTGCTGAAATTCTACATGACAACTATAAATCAGCCACATGTTCGCCCACCATATAAAAATGGGTTTGTTGTCTAGTTTTTGAAGTTCAAGATGTACTATTTATAGGTTAGGCAGTCCAACCATCAATATAATTTGCACCATTATCGGAGATTTTTTACAAGAAAATCTTTAAAATTGAGCACGGAAGAATAAACTTAATGAAAAGTACGATTGGTGTAGGTATTTACTATAGTAGTTTTTTTGAAAGGTTACTATAGTAGTTTTTATTATGTATACATCTCACATTGCTTGGTATCTAATTGAAAATAAAATGGACTCAATCATAGAGAAAATGAATAGAGAAATGAAACTTAAATTTCCTATAAAATATTTTGTAGTACACTTTCACTAACTATTAAGTCCCATTAAGGACATGATCTGAATATCTTGATTCGTGCAAGTCCAAATGGATACAGGAAAAAAAAGTTACAAATTGATGAAAATATCTTATAAAAATGACTACAGTTATCCACTTTTAAATCACTATGAGATATGGTCACCGACTTAGCTATTTATGTGTCGAGCATACCCCTTTGAGAAAATACATACCTCTTGCATGAATACATAAACTTGTCTTTCATGGGTAAAAACATTATACCGCTAGGCATAATCATTATTAAATAACTAACTTTGAGTTTCCATAATATCTAGTGATAATTATTAGGGATTAGTGAGTTTCTAGATATCTATTGTGTTACCTCTTGATTAATTTTAGCAAAAGTATGTATGTCCTCCATCTTTGGTGCCGAAGTCTAGAAATGATCCTCAATTCTAAAACCAAGAAAACCGCCTCACTTGATTTGTAAAAACGAATTAATTTGGTTCCTTGTATTTTTTGGAGTGGTTTTGGTGATCATGTGTCCTTGTTTTGACCAAAACCTAATATAATTAATGGCAAATTTTGACTGTTGACCTTGCCATACGTGCATGCATGTCAACACTTGGCCGATCGAAATCAAAACTAGGCCACTCATGCCAAAACCATAGAAATTTGCATGACGGATTAAGAGTATGCAGTTTTAGAAGCGTAATTAAGGACatatagtttttttttatttAGGAGCATAGTATATTCTACACTTACCAATTATAGTTTTTTCAAAGGGAGATACATTTATATCAAGATTCCAACAGTTTGGATAAAAATATATGTGTTTCCCTTAAATTTATGAGGATGAATCTTTGATACTGCAGCAGCTACCGAGAAGAGGCAGCGGGTTCCTTCAGCGTATAACCGATTTATTAAGTAAGTTTCAATCAATTAATTGCAAGCTTGTACTAACAATAATTAAGCGGTATTGTCCTCTACTAACCATACGATTCTGACACATAAATTTCAGGGAAGAGATACGGAGGATAAAAACAAACAACCCTGACATAAGCCACAGAGAAGCCTTCAGCACTGCAGCAAAGAACGTTAGTACATGCTACGCATAACACCTATGTTGTACTACCACAGTTTTACATTTGCAGGTCACAACTACTCCAGTTTCCACACTTGACCATAACCCATAGATTTCGTATATAACAACAactttcatatgcatgcatgcaaagGAGCCACAAATTAATAGCTAAATCACTCAGATAGAAATTGACGCATATGTTGCTCTGTCATTTGCCTGGCCAAAGCTTGCATTACTGCAGATAATTCCATTTCTAGGGCATGTTTGGAATACAAATAGAAAAATTCCTGTAGATCTCAGTTTTTTGTCCCAAAGGGATTCTAGTGTTTCTCTGGATACAATTGATACGAAATACTACTGTTTAGTTTACATATCTCTCTACTGATTTCTATTTCAGTGGGCGCATTTCCCTAACATACATTTCGGCCTAGGCTCCAATGAGAGCAGCAAGAAGCTGGACGAGGCCATCGCGGCGCCTATCCCCCAGAAAGTTCAAGGTCTCTACTGAGACGAATATTCCTCTATGCATGATATTTCATATTGTAAGTAATTTAAGGAAATCTAAGTTATTTCTAAATCAGTTTGTGAGTGGGTACATAAGATCACTTGCGAGCGGCATGCGTGAAGTGAGAAAAAAAAGCATATGGAAAGTGCATGCAGCTAGCTAGCTAACGCCCATGCATATGAAAGTCTTCTGAATAAATCCCTTGATCGATCACCCTGTTGTTATTTGGTTGCTTAAAAATAATTATCCGGTTTTTTTATTATTAGGAACTGGTTTGAATAATGCCGAAATTAAATTCCTTCATCATCCATAATGTTTTCAATGGCAATGTGTAAACGGGATTTCAAGGATAATCTTGTTTTTAGATCAACGGATAATTTATTCCTTACTAAGATTGACGCTGAACTCAtcaattggttttgttgaataTTGCATTGATTACTGCCTGTAGTTGATTCAACATTGAGCCATGCAAAATCGAACAAAACTCAATCGATTACGCATCGTATTGTTCATTAGTTACCTATTTAGTAATAAAATTATTCTGAGCTACATGTAAGATACCCCATCCGTTTGTAAACATAAGCCATGTTGTTTCTGAGAAAAAATCTAGCATGTAGGGTGTATCGCGTTGCATCACTTTTCTGGACAATTATTTTATGGATTAGTTTACATTTTCTTATCTTATTCAGAGTTCTTCTCATGTCAATTGTCTGGGGTATTTCCTCCCAAACTTCTTGTATTTTTTCCTCCGTGTGCATTCTTTAATATTCGTGGTAAAAACAATATGGCTTATATCAATGAACAAAAGGAGTAGATGGTAACCAAAACGTGTCATTTCGAATTAAGAATACTACTTAACTTAATATGCGTCTTTAGTTTAAAACCCCTTTAAAATAGAGGGTTCACCTAGCACTTATTGAAATGAGAATTAGTTTAATTCTCATCCGAATGAGATCACCAAcatttgaaaataaaatgttagtTGCAACCATATGGTGCAGCTGAAAAATACTGGGAAAatagtttaaagcaaacacaagttagtttGAACAAGTATGAACAAGAAAAATTAACTACAATAATAGTGTAACTGAAAAATTCAGTTGCAACCATGGTGCAACAAAAATCTATCGATTGCAAACATTGTGCAACTAACCATCATGAATATCCGCGCTAATATCCAATGACCGTTACGAATATCAACGTCACTATCCAACGTATAAAGAGTTGATTGAGCTCTAAGTTAATTCTAATCTGACCACGAATTAGCaaaattattagaaaaataaatgACATTTGAGCAAACATACATTCGATCATAAATCAAGCCGTGAACATGCGGTTACACAATTTAAATATTTGTTCTTCTTTCTATGCAACATGTATTAGAATTTAGAAGCAATAATTAACCTACAAATATACTCCCTGCGTTTCTTAATGTATTAAGAcgtactatatttttattcaaaagTAAACATCTTTTAACTTAAACCAATACAGTAGAAAAAAAGTACTACAATGACCATAACATGTATTTTTATAATGTATTTTCTAAATATTGTAGATCCTTATATTTCGCCTATAAAGATTAATCAAACTTGCAATGTGTTGACTTTTGTCTATaaatatacatgttttatacaccggGGGTAGTAAAACTATTATGCTTGCATTTTTTATCTAGTTGATACCGTCAGGAGGGGCTTACTTTATCTTCACTTGAAAAATGAATGTGATTGATTTAATCTCTTCGAGAATCGAGACATGCACTCGTGCACTGTATTGTCATGTTCACAGTGGACTGCGGGCGGCAATGACATGGTGCTTCGGCAGTCCACGCGCGCGCGCGCATGTATGATCGCATGCATGCGATCGTTCTGTCATGGCACGCACAGAAACACTACTAGCTGTAACTGCTAGCCTTGTTTGAAAAATAGTTGCTACTAGCTGGTGCTTCTATTTGTCGAAAAGAAGTTTATAACTTTTCTGAATTTATTTATATCAAAATAATATAGACCATTTTTATTATGTTATGTAATAAAGTTGGAGAAAATAAATATATTTATCAATCAAAAGCCACCTTTTTGGCGATATTTTTCACTACACCTACAAAACAAGAACATGATCGGAGCCATGTGCCCCAAGCTCACACCGAGACACACTATCTAATTGAGAGACCTCACCAAGCCACCCAACTGAGCTCAGAGCACAAACTGGTCATGTCATCATCTTCC encodes:
- the LOC124682000 gene encoding protein YABBY 2-like isoform X1 produces the protein MSAQIAPAEHVCYVHCNFCNTILAVSVPSNSMLNIVTVRCGHCTSLLSVNLRGLIQSPPPVQDHSQENLKAHNISFRGNYPDYSSSSKYRMPMMYSTKSDPEHMLHMRPATEKRQRVPSAYNRFIKEEIRRIKTNNPDISHREAFSTAAKNWAHFPNIHFGLGSNESSKKLDEAIAAPIPQKVQGLY
- the LOC124682000 gene encoding protein YABBY 2-like isoform X2, producing MSAQIAPAEHVCYVHCNFCNTILAVSVPSNSMLNIVTVRCGHCTSLLSVNLRGLIQSPPPVQDHSQENLKAHNISFRGNYPDYSSSSKYRMPMMYSTKSDPEHMLHMRPTEKRQRVPSAYNRFIKEEIRRIKTNNPDISHREAFSTAAKNWAHFPNIHFGLGSNESSKKLDEAIAAPIPQKVQGLY